A window of Aquitalea denitrificans contains these coding sequences:
- a CDS encoding cytidine deaminase, whose translation MATDIPSPEQWATLEAAARAAARQAYVPYSRFAVGAAILDEQGRIHPGCNVENASYGLGNCAERTAIFSARVLHGLQQVLAVCIYTPTATPTSPCGACRQVLNEFGPQMLVRSICDGTDRIDTTLDQLLPHAFGPQNLADA comes from the coding sequence ATGGCAACCGATATCCCCAGCCCAGAACAATGGGCCACACTGGAAGCTGCTGCACGTGCCGCAGCCCGTCAGGCCTATGTCCCGTACAGTCGCTTTGCCGTTGGTGCCGCCATTCTGGATGAGCAGGGACGGATACATCCGGGCTGCAACGTAGAAAATGCCAGCTATGGCCTGGGTAATTGTGCGGAACGTACGGCGATATTTTCTGCCCGCGTGCTGCATGGTCTGCAACAGGTGCTGGCGGTCTGCATCTACACCCCCACAGCCACACCCACCTCCCCTTGCGGAGCCTGCCGTCAGGTACTGAACGAATTTGGCCCGCAGATGCTGGTGCGCAGCATCTGCGACGGCACTGACCGTATCGACACCACGCTGGACCAGCTGCTACCGCATGCCTTCGGCCCGCAAAACCTCGCCGACGCCTGA
- the purL gene encoding phosphoribosylformylglycinamidine synthase — protein sequence MSTILKLRGGAALSQFRLEKLLAAAAEAGLPEISLKAEFWHFAESENELSTEQQGILGKLLNYGEAPYAEVPQGELFLVTPRLGTLSPWASKATDIARHCGLEQVLRIERGTAYWVSTAGVSLSEEARQVLAGLLHDRMTETVLGSLDDADKLFVHMDPQPLTSVDILGGGRAALEAANRSLGLALSEDEIVYLVENFTRMGRNPSDVELMMFAQANSEHCRHKIFNAQFVIDGVEQGKSLFRMIRDTHDTHPEGTLVAYKDNASVIEGAFIDRFYPAPETAEYGFTTEPTDILMKVETHNHPTAISPFPGASTGSGGEIRDEGATGRGSRPKAGLTGFTVSNLNIPGFVQPWEVYSDSQAEYGRPGRIASALQIMLDGPIGGAAFNNEFGRPNLTGYFRSFEEVVDGEVRGYHKPIMIAGGLGSIQQQQIHKNEIPEGALLIQLGGPSLLIGLGGGAASSMDTGANSENLDFDSVQRGNPEIERRCQEVIDRCWQYGSNNPIVSIHDVGAGGLSNAFPELVNDAGRGAIFHLRKVHLEEKGMTPMQIWSNESQERYVLAILPQDLDRFTAICERERCPFAVLGVATDDGHLQVRDDHFNNNPVDMPLEVLLGKPPRMTRDVKTVPLEFRVFDASRFPLKETAYRVLRNPAVADKSFLITIGDRSVGGMTARDQMVGPWQVPVADVAVTTMGFNSYRGEAMAMGERTPTALFNAAASGRMAIGESLTNIAASFVSHIGNIKLSANWMAAAGHPGEEARLYETVDAVSKLSQDLGVSIPVGKDSLSMKTVWDDAGEKKSVTAPVSLIVTAFSPVEDVRKTVTPQLRDEKDTDIILVDLGYGRCRLGGSIYGQVWKAMEGRAPDVESPAQLAAFFNTVQTLLRDDMLLAYHDRSDGGLFATLAEMMFAGHVGLTVDLQELVIERKNTQRLIDDFVQPTPEGATHGRIMRVLFNEELGAVLQVKKVHTSDVISRFMAAGIGRELFVLGKINSKDRLIINHHGEELFSESRIDLHKAWSETSYRLQRMRDNPACADSEHLLLSDAKAPGLSAKLSFDTEDNPAAPFIATGARPRMAILREQGVNGQLEMAAAFDRAGFQAVDVHMSDIISGRVALSDFKGLAACGGFSYGDVLGAGEGWAKSVLFNPRAREQFEAFFQRGDTFALGVCNGCQMMSNLSGIIPGAQHWPKFQRNASEQFEARFTMVEVTESPSIFLADMVGSQLPVVVSHGEGRAVFAPDAQDGVITALRYVDFNGKPTETYPLNPNGSPAGITGVTTADGRFTIMMPHPERVFRTVQNSWHPEGWGENGAWFRMFASARRWVG from the coding sequence ATGTCGACCATTCTCAAGCTGCGGGGCGGTGCTGCCCTGTCCCAGTTTCGTCTTGAAAAACTTCTCGCTGCCGCTGCAGAAGCCGGCCTGCCCGAGATCAGCCTGAAAGCCGAATTCTGGCATTTTGCCGAGAGCGAAAACGAACTCTCGACCGAACAGCAAGGCATTCTGGGCAAGCTGCTCAACTACGGCGAGGCTCCGTATGCCGAGGTGCCGCAGGGCGAATTGTTCCTGGTGACGCCACGACTGGGTACGCTGTCACCCTGGGCCTCCAAGGCTACCGATATTGCCCGCCATTGCGGGCTGGAACAAGTGCTGCGGATCGAGCGCGGCACCGCTTACTGGGTAAGCACCGCCGGAGTATCTTTAAGTGAAGAGGCTCGTCAGGTTCTGGCGGGCCTCTTGCACGATCGCATGACCGAAACCGTGCTGGGTTCGCTGGACGATGCCGACAAGCTGTTCGTCCACATGGACCCGCAGCCGCTGACCAGCGTGGATATCCTGGGTGGTGGCCGTGCGGCACTGGAAGCGGCCAACCGCTCGCTGGGCCTGGCGCTGTCCGAAGACGAAATCGTCTATCTGGTGGAAAACTTCACCCGCATGGGCCGCAATCCCTCCGACGTTGAACTGATGATGTTTGCCCAGGCCAACTCGGAACATTGCCGTCACAAGATTTTCAATGCGCAGTTCGTGATCGACGGCGTAGAGCAGGGCAAGTCCTTGTTCCGCATGATTCGTGACACGCACGATACACATCCGGAAGGCACGCTGGTGGCCTACAAGGATAATGCCTCGGTGATTGAAGGTGCCTTCATCGACCGCTTCTACCCGGCACCGGAAACGGCCGAGTACGGTTTCACCACCGAACCGACCGACATCCTGATGAAGGTGGAAACCCATAACCACCCGACCGCCATTTCCCCGTTCCCTGGTGCTTCCACCGGTTCCGGTGGTGAAATCCGTGACGAAGGCGCCACCGGTCGTGGTTCGCGTCCCAAGGCTGGCCTCACCGGCTTTACCGTGTCCAACCTGAACATTCCGGGCTTTGTGCAGCCGTGGGAAGTGTATAGCGACAGCCAGGCCGAATACGGCCGTCCGGGTCGCATTGCCTCCGCCCTGCAAATCATGCTGGATGGCCCGATTGGTGGCGCTGCCTTCAATAATGAATTCGGTCGCCCCAACCTGACCGGCTACTTCCGTAGCTTTGAAGAAGTTGTCGATGGCGAAGTGCGCGGCTATCACAAGCCCATCATGATTGCCGGTGGCCTGGGCAGCATTCAGCAGCAACAGATCCACAAGAACGAAATTCCGGAAGGCGCTTTGCTGATCCAGCTGGGTGGCCCCAGCCTGCTGATCGGCCTGGGCGGTGGTGCCGCGTCCTCCATGGACACCGGTGCCAATAGCGAAAACCTGGACTTCGACTCGGTACAGCGTGGCAACCCGGAAATCGAACGCCGCTGTCAGGAAGTGATCGACCGTTGCTGGCAGTACGGTAGCAACAACCCCATCGTGTCCATCCACGACGTGGGTGCCGGTGGTCTGTCCAATGCCTTCCCGGAACTGGTGAACGATGCCGGCCGCGGTGCCATCTTCCATCTGCGCAAGGTGCACCTGGAAGAAAAGGGCATGACCCCGATGCAGATCTGGTCGAACGAATCGCAAGAGCGTTACGTGCTGGCCATCCTGCCGCAAGACCTGGACCGCTTTACCGCCATCTGCGAGCGCGAGCGCTGCCCGTTTGCCGTACTGGGCGTGGCCACCGATGATGGCCACCTGCAAGTACGCGACGACCACTTCAACAACAACCCGGTGGACATGCCGCTGGAAGTGTTGCTGGGCAAGCCGCCGCGCATGACCCGCGACGTGAAGACCGTACCGCTGGAATTCCGCGTGTTCGACGCTTCGCGCTTCCCACTGAAGGAAACCGCCTACCGCGTGCTGCGCAACCCGGCCGTGGCCGACAAGTCCTTCCTCATCACCATCGGCGACCGCTCGGTGGGCGGCATGACCGCGCGCGACCAGATGGTGGGCCCGTGGCAAGTGCCGGTGGCCGACGTTGCCGTCACCACCATGGGTTTCAACAGCTACCGTGGCGAAGCCATGGCTATGGGCGAGCGCACCCCGACCGCCCTGTTCAACGCCGCCGCGTCTGGCCGCATGGCCATTGGTGAATCGCTCACCAATATCGCCGCCAGCTTTGTCAGCCACATCGGTAATATCAAGCTGTCCGCCAACTGGATGGCCGCTGCCGGCCATCCGGGCGAAGAAGCGCGTCTGTACGAAACCGTGGACGCCGTATCCAAGCTGAGCCAGGATCTGGGCGTCAGCATTCCGGTGGGCAAGGACTCGCTGTCGATGAAAACCGTGTGGGACGATGCCGGCGAGAAAAAGTCGGTGACCGCACCGGTTTCCTTGATCGTCACCGCCTTCTCCCCGGTAGAGGACGTACGCAAGACCGTCACCCCGCAGCTGCGCGACGAAAAAGACACCGACATCATTCTGGTAGACCTGGGTTATGGCCGTTGCCGTCTGGGCGGCTCCATCTACGGTCAGGTGTGGAAAGCCATGGAAGGCCGTGCGCCGGACGTGGAAAGCCCGGCCCAGCTGGCTGCCTTCTTCAATACAGTGCAAACCCTGCTGCGTGACGACATGCTGCTGGCCTACCACGACCGTTCCGATGGCGGCTTGTTCGCTACGCTGGCGGAAATGATGTTTGCCGGTCATGTGGGCCTTACCGTGGACCTGCAGGAACTGGTGATCGAGCGCAAGAATACCCAGCGTCTGATCGACGACTTTGTACAGCCCACGCCGGAAGGTGCCACCCATGGCCGCATCATGCGCGTGCTGTTCAACGAAGAGCTGGGTGCCGTGTTGCAGGTCAAGAAGGTACACACTTCTGATGTAATTTCCCGCTTCATGGCTGCCGGTATTGGCCGTGAGCTGTTCGTGCTGGGCAAGATCAACAGCAAGGACCGCCTGATCATCAACCATCATGGCGAAGAGCTGTTCAGCGAAAGCCGTATCGATCTGCACAAGGCCTGGAGCGAAACCAGCTACCGCCTGCAGCGCATGCGTGACAATCCGGCCTGCGCCGACAGCGAGCACCTGCTGCTGTCCGACGCCAAGGCTCCGGGCCTGTCGGCCAAGCTGTCGTTTGATACCGAAGACAATCCGGCAGCACCGTTCATCGCTACCGGCGCACGTCCACGCATGGCCATCCTGCGTGAGCAGGGTGTGAATGGCCAACTGGAAATGGCTGCGGCATTCGACCGTGCCGGCTTCCAGGCGGTAGACGTGCACATGAGCGACATCATCAGCGGTCGCGTGGCACTGTCCGACTTCAAGGGCCTGGCCGCCTGCGGTGGCTTCAGCTACGGCGACGTCCTGGGTGCAGGCGAAGGCTGGGCCAAGAGCGTGCTGTTCAACCCGCGTGCCCGCGAGCAGTTTGAAGCCTTCTTCCAGCGTGGCGACACCTTCGCGCTGGGCGTGTGCAATGGTTGCCAGATGATGTCCAATCTGTCCGGCATCATTCCGGGGGCCCAGCATTGGCCGAAGTTCCAGCGCAATGCGTCCGAGCAGTTCGAAGCCCGCTTCACCATGGTGGAAGTCACCGAGTCGCCGTCCATCTTCCTGGCCGACATGGTGGGCAGCCAGCTGCCAGTCGTGGTCAGCCACGGTGAAGGCCGTGCCGTGTTTGCCCCGGATGCGCAGGATGGGGTAATCACCGCCCTGCGTTATGTGGATTTCAACGGCAAGCCGACCGAAACCTATCCGCTGAACCCGAACGGCTCGCCGGCAGGTATCACCGGTGTCACCACCGCCGATGGTCGCTTCACCATCATGATGCCGCACCCGGAACGTGTGTTCCGCACCGTGCAAAACAGCTGGCATCCGGAAGGTTGGGGCGAGAACGGTGCCTGGTTCCGCATGTTTGCCTCGGCACGCCGCTGGGTGGGCTAA
- a CDS encoding P-II family nitrogen regulator has protein sequence MKKIEAVIKPFKLDEVREALSDLGINGLTVTEVKGFGRQKGHTELYRGAEYVVDFLPKVKVEVILADDLVDRAIEAIVAAARTGKIGDGKIFVTAVEQVVRIRTGETNEDAI, from the coding sequence ATGAAAAAGATCGAAGCCGTGATCAAACCCTTCAAACTGGATGAAGTGCGCGAGGCGCTGTCCGACCTTGGCATCAACGGCCTGACCGTTACCGAGGTCAAGGGTTTTGGCCGCCAGAAAGGCCATACCGAACTGTATCGCGGTGCCGAGTATGTGGTGGACTTCCTGCCCAAGGTAAAAGTGGAAGTGATTCTGGCTGACGATCTGGTGGATCGCGCCATCGAAGCCATCGTGGCCGCTGCCCGTACCGGCAAGATTGGTGACGGCAAGATCTTTGTCACCGCCGTAGAGCAGGTGGTGCGCATCCGTACCGGCGAAACCAACGAAGATGCCATTTGA
- a CDS encoding outer membrane protein assembly factor BamD gives MKRYVVAAMLVMGLAGCATTETYDETRGWTVEKLYSEARDELNSGNYTRAVKLYETLEARYPYGRYAQQAEMDLAYTHYKDNEPELAVAAADRFIKLHPAHANVDYVYYLKGLVYYNDDQGMLSKWAGQDMSERDPKAARESFLAFRELTTRFPNSKYSADALEKMNRLVDALGGGEMHVARYYMKRGAYLAAANRAQNVVKEYSNTKYPEEALALMSVAYDKLGMAQLGGDAKRVLALNYPNSKYLAQPWQVEEMPWWKVWK, from the coding sequence ATGAAAAGATACGTTGTAGCAGCAATGTTGGTGATGGGGCTTGCCGGTTGTGCAACCACGGAAACCTACGACGAAACGCGCGGCTGGACCGTGGAAAAGCTCTACTCGGAAGCTCGGGATGAACTGAACAGCGGTAATTATACCCGTGCTGTCAAGCTGTACGAAACGCTGGAAGCGCGCTACCCCTATGGCCGCTATGCCCAGCAGGCCGAAATGGACCTGGCCTATACGCATTACAAGGATAATGAACCGGAACTGGCCGTGGCCGCTGCCGACCGTTTCATCAAGCTGCACCCTGCCCACGCCAACGTGGACTATGTGTATTACCTGAAGGGCCTGGTGTACTACAACGACGACCAGGGCATGTTGTCCAAGTGGGCCGGCCAGGACATGAGCGAGCGCGACCCGAAAGCTGCCCGCGAGTCCTTCCTTGCCTTCCGCGAGCTGACCACGCGCTTCCCGAACAGCAAGTATAGTGCGGATGCGCTGGAAAAGATGAACCGTCTGGTGGATGCACTGGGTGGTGGCGAAATGCACGTGGCGCGCTACTACATGAAGCGCGGTGCCTATCTGGCCGCTGCCAATCGCGCGCAGAACGTAGTGAAGGAATACTCCAACACCAAGTATCCGGAAGAAGCGTTGGCGCTGATGTCGGTTGCCTACGATAAGCTGGGCATGGCCCAGTTGGGTGGTGATGCCAAGCGCGTGCTGGCGCTGAACTATCCCAACAGCAAGTATCTGGCGCAGCCGTGGCAAGTGGAAGAAATGCCGTGGTGGAAGGTGTGGAAGTAA
- the rluD gene encoding 23S rRNA pseudouridine(1911/1915/1917) synthase RluD, whose product MTDPYFDSEDYSDISENEVSARQQLEVPLSLGSERLDAALAKLLPDYSRSRLTQWIKDGHVLVDGKVVPPKTRLLGGEKLDVTIVQSNEEMAFHPEAMDLPIVYEDEHILVVNKPAGLVVHPASGNWTGTLLNGLLHHCPALAHVPRAGIVHRLDKDTSGLMVVAKTIPAQTELVRQLQARTVKRIYRAIADGVVPFDGTISTQIGRDPHNRLKMAVLKFGGKAAVTHVRVLERFDSHSYVECKLETGRTHQIRVHMREARHPLAGDALYGNQRHKMDEYVADAVKALARQALHAYKLALVHPGTGEERSWQAPLPDDFMHLLNTLRGEGGERMEQASAIQEEDGEEWDDEDDDDDDGDIEVIYVRD is encoded by the coding sequence ATGACCGATCCTTACTTTGACTCGGAGGATTATAGCGATATCTCGGAAAACGAGGTATCTGCTCGACAACAGCTGGAGGTTCCGCTCTCTTTGGGTAGCGAACGCCTTGACGCAGCTCTTGCCAAACTCCTCCCCGATTACTCCCGCAGCCGCCTGACCCAATGGATCAAGGATGGCCATGTTCTGGTGGACGGCAAAGTCGTCCCCCCGAAAACCAGACTGCTGGGTGGCGAAAAGCTGGACGTTACCATTGTTCAGTCAAATGAAGAAATGGCTTTCCATCCGGAAGCCATGGATTTGCCCATTGTTTACGAAGATGAACACATCCTGGTGGTCAATAAACCAGCCGGCCTGGTGGTTCATCCAGCCAGCGGCAACTGGACAGGCACCCTGCTCAACGGCCTGCTGCACCACTGCCCCGCCCTGGCCCACGTGCCGCGCGCCGGCATCGTACACCGGCTGGACAAGGACACCAGTGGCCTGATGGTGGTGGCCAAGACCATTCCGGCCCAGACCGAACTGGTGCGCCAGCTGCAAGCCCGTACGGTAAAGCGTATCTACCGTGCCATTGCCGATGGCGTGGTGCCGTTTGATGGCACCATCAGCACCCAGATTGGCCGTGACCCGCACAACCGCCTGAAAATGGCGGTGCTGAAGTTTGGCGGCAAAGCGGCCGTCACCCACGTACGGGTGCTGGAACGCTTTGACAGCCATTCCTATGTCGAGTGCAAGCTGGAAACCGGTCGCACCCACCAGATTCGCGTCCACATGCGCGAGGCACGCCACCCACTGGCCGGCGATGCACTGTACGGCAACCAGCGTCACAAGATGGACGAATACGTGGCCGACGCCGTCAAGGCACTGGCCCGCCAGGCCCTGCACGCCTACAAGCTGGCGCTGGTGCACCCGGGTACCGGTGAGGAGCGCAGCTGGCAGGCACCATTGCCAGACGACTTCATGCACCTGCTCAACACCCTGCGCGGCGAAGGTGGTGAGCGCATGGAGCAGGCATCCGCCATCCAGGAGGAAGACGGCGAAGAGTGGGATGATGAAGATGACGATGACGACGATGGCGACATCGAGGTGATCTATGTCCGTGACTGA
- the pgeF gene encoding peptidoglycan editing factor PgeF, with protein sequence MSVTEPSSHWLQADWPAPANVLTLITTRQGGRSLQPFNSFNLGTHVGDDPEAVAANRELLRSQLPNEPAWLNQVHGTHVVNATEVGDSLLDADASYSVTAGTVCVVMTADCLPVLLCNDTGSVVAAAHAGWRGLCDGVLEASVAATGVEPSSLMAWLGPAIGPDAFEVGAEVRAAFMAADPAADQAFDAIGEDKYLADIYMLARQRLAALGIERVYGGDFCTVIDRERFFSYRRDKITGRMASLIWLQPQG encoded by the coding sequence ATGTCCGTGACTGAACCATCCAGCCACTGGCTGCAGGCTGACTGGCCTGCGCCAGCCAATGTCCTCACCCTCATCACCACGCGCCAGGGCGGCCGCAGCTTGCAGCCCTTCAACAGCTTCAACCTTGGCACCCATGTCGGGGATGATCCCGAGGCTGTTGCCGCCAACCGCGAACTGCTGCGCAGCCAGCTGCCAAACGAACCGGCCTGGCTGAACCAGGTGCATGGCACCCACGTGGTAAATGCCACCGAAGTGGGCGACAGCCTGCTGGATGCCGATGCCAGCTACAGCGTTACGGCTGGCACTGTATGCGTGGTAATGACTGCCGACTGCCTGCCGGTACTGCTGTGCAACGACACGGGCAGCGTAGTCGCCGCCGCCCATGCCGGCTGGCGTGGCCTGTGTGATGGGGTGCTGGAAGCCAGCGTAGCCGCCACCGGGGTAGAACCTTCCAGCCTGATGGCCTGGCTGGGCCCGGCCATTGGCCCGGATGCCTTTGAGGTGGGTGCAGAAGTACGCGCCGCCTTCATGGCAGCCGACCCCGCCGCCGATCAGGCCTTCGATGCCATCGGCGAAGACAAGTATCTGGCCGATATCTATATGCTGGCACGCCAGCGCCTGGCGGCACTGGGTATTGAGCGGGTGTATGGCGGCGACTTCTGTACGGTCATCGACCGTGAACGCTTTTTCTCCTACCGCCGCGACAAGATTACCGGCCGCATGGCCAGCCTGATCTGGCTACAGCCGCAAGGCTAA
- a CDS encoding ribonucleoside-diphosphate reductase subunit alpha: MQLTTFEGQTAAELGRAAAPQADFSHYKTIRRNGAVVAFEPVKISIAMTKAFLAVMGHQGATSASIRDKVAQLTELVVNALMRRKPEGGAIHIEDIQDQVELSLMRFGEHDVARAYVLYREQRSQERAARGEALTQIQINVIRKDGRKQPLDIARLRAGIESAAQGLAGIDIDAILSETLKNIYDGVPLDEVNKSAILAARSMIEQDPAYDYVTARLLMDSIRLEILDESVSQEEMAERYAEYFPQFIKKGIQAELLDERLAEYDLKKLGAALDAKRDLKFGYLGLQTLFDRYFLHIDGTRIEMPQAFYMRVAMGLALNEVNREARAIEFYNVLSSFDFMSSTPTLFNSGTRRSQLSSCYLTTIADDLDGIYEGLKENALLSKFAGGLGNDWTPVRAMGSHIKGTNGKSQGIVPFLKVVNDTAVAVNQGGKRKGAVCAYLETWHADVEEFLELRKNTGDDRRRTHDMNTANWIPDLFMKRVMEGAEWSLFSPSEVPDLHELYGSAFEKRYQHYEAMGERGEMKVYKRIPALSLWRKMLTMLFETGHPWVTFKDPCNIRSPQQHMGVVHSSNLCTEITLNTNDDEIAVCNLGSVNLAAHMGADGKLDAEKLQRTIRIALRMLDNVIDINFYPVKKARNSNLKHRPVGMGIMGFQDCLHMKRVPYASQEAVEFADESMEMVAYYAYWAGTELAEERGRYPSYKGSLWDRGLLPQDSINLLAAERGGYLEMDRTERLDWNALRERIKQHGMRNSNTLAIAPTATIANIIGVSASIEPTYQNLFVKSNLSGEFTVTNEYLVRDLKKAGLWDEVMVADLKYFDGSLGRIDRIPAELKAIYATAFEIDPKWLVEAASRRQKWIDQAQSLNLYMAGASGKKLDDLYKLAWIRGVKTTYYLRTLAASSAEKSTGKGGELNAVASGLNPAYNAAAEQSAPAAEVDNTPATDAKFCSIDNPDCEACQ; this comes from the coding sequence ATGCAACTGACCACCTTTGAAGGGCAAACCGCCGCCGAACTCGGCCGTGCCGCCGCCCCCCAGGCCGACTTCAGCCACTACAAAACCATTCGCCGCAATGGTGCCGTTGTGGCATTCGAGCCGGTCAAGATCTCCATCGCCATGACCAAGGCATTCCTGGCCGTGATGGGGCATCAAGGCGCCACCTCCGCCAGCATTCGTGACAAGGTTGCCCAGCTGACCGAACTGGTGGTCAACGCCCTGATGCGCCGCAAGCCCGAAGGCGGTGCCATCCATATCGAAGACATCCAGGACCAGGTAGAACTGAGCCTGATGCGCTTTGGCGAACACGACGTGGCCCGCGCCTACGTGCTGTACCGCGAACAACGCTCGCAAGAACGCGCAGCACGCGGCGAAGCGCTGACCCAGATCCAGATCAACGTCATCCGCAAGGATGGCCGCAAGCAGCCGCTGGACATTGCCCGCCTGCGCGCCGGCATTGAATCCGCTGCCCAGGGCCTGGCCGGCATCGATATCGACGCCATCCTGTCCGAAACCCTGAAAAACATTTACGACGGCGTGCCGCTGGACGAAGTGAACAAGTCCGCCATTCTGGCCGCCCGTTCCATGATCGAACAGGACCCGGCCTACGACTACGTCACCGCCCGCCTGCTGATGGACAGCATCCGCCTGGAAATCCTGGATGAATCGGTCAGCCAGGAAGAAATGGCCGAGCGCTATGCGGAATACTTCCCGCAATTCATCAAGAAAGGCATTCAGGCCGAGCTGCTGGACGAACGCCTGGCCGAGTACGACCTGAAAAAACTGGGTGCCGCCCTGGACGCCAAGCGCGACCTGAAATTCGGCTACCTGGGCCTGCAAACCCTGTTTGACCGCTACTTCCTGCACATCGACGGCACCCGCATCGAAATGCCGCAGGCTTTCTACATGCGTGTCGCCATGGGCCTGGCCCTGAACGAAGTGAACCGCGAAGCCCGCGCCATCGAGTTCTACAACGTGCTGTCCAGCTTCGACTTCATGTCATCCACCCCGACGCTGTTCAACTCCGGCACTCGTCGCAGCCAGCTGTCCAGCTGCTACCTGACCACCATTGCCGATGATCTGGACGGCATTTACGAAGGCCTGAAGGAAAACGCCCTGCTGTCCAAGTTTGCTGGCGGCCTGGGTAACGACTGGACGCCGGTGCGCGCCATGGGCTCCCACATCAAGGGCACCAACGGCAAGTCGCAAGGTATTGTTCCCTTCCTGAAAGTGGTGAACGACACCGCCGTGGCCGTCAACCAGGGTGGCAAGCGCAAGGGCGCGGTATGTGCCTACCTGGAAACCTGGCACGCCGACGTGGAAGAGTTCCTGGAACTGCGCAAGAACACCGGTGACGACCGCCGCCGCACCCACGACATGAACACCGCCAACTGGATTCCGGACCTGTTCATGAAACGCGTGATGGAAGGCGCGGAATGGAGCCTGTTCTCGCCGTCGGAAGTACCTGATCTGCACGAACTGTATGGCTCGGCCTTCGAAAAGCGCTACCAGCACTACGAAGCCATGGGCGAACGTGGCGAAATGAAGGTGTACAAACGCATCCCGGCCCTCAGTCTGTGGCGCAAGATGCTGACCATGCTGTTTGAAACCGGCCACCCGTGGGTTACTTTCAAGGACCCGTGCAATATCCGCAGCCCGCAGCAGCACATGGGCGTGGTACACAGCTCCAACCTGTGCACCGAAATCACCCTGAACACCAACGACGACGAAATCGCGGTGTGTAACCTGGGTTCGGTCAACCTGGCCGCCCACATGGGTGCCGATGGCAAACTGGACGCCGAGAAGCTGCAACGCACCATCCGCATCGCCCTGCGCATGCTGGACAACGTGATCGACATCAACTTCTACCCGGTGAAGAAGGCACGCAATTCCAACCTGAAGCACCGTCCGGTAGGCATGGGCATCATGGGCTTCCAGGACTGCCTGCACATGAAGCGCGTACCGTACGCCTCGCAGGAAGCCGTTGAATTTGCCGACGAATCCATGGAAATGGTGGCCTACTACGCCTACTGGGCAGGCACCGAACTGGCCGAAGAACGTGGCCGCTACCCGTCGTACAAGGGCAGCCTGTGGGACCGTGGCCTGCTGCCGCAAGACAGCATCAACCTGCTGGCAGCCGAACGCGGCGGCTATCTGGAAATGGACCGCACCGAGCGCCTGGACTGGAACGCCCTGCGTGAACGCATCAAGCAACACGGCATGCGCAACTCCAACACCCTGGCCATCGCCCCGACCGCAACCATCGCCAACATCATTGGCGTGTCTGCCAGCATCGAGCCGACCTACCAGAACTTGTTTGTGAAATCCAACCTGTCCGGCGAATTCACCGTCACCAACGAATACCTGGTGCGCGACCTGAAAAAAGCCGGCCTGTGGGACGAAGTGATGGTAGCCGACCTCAAGTACTTCGACGGCAGCCTGGGCCGCATCGACCGCATCCCGGCCGAGCTGAAAGCCATTTACGCCACCGCTTTCGAAATCGACCCGAAATGGCTGGTGGAAGCGGCATCGCGCCGTCAGAAATGGATTGACCAGGCGCAGTCGCTCAACCTGTACATGGCCGGCGCATCCGGCAAGAAACTGGACGACCTGTACAAGCTGGCGTGGATTCGCGGTGTGAAAACCACCTACTACCTGCGCACCCTGGCAGCCTCCAGTGCCGAAAAATCCACTGGCAAGGGCGGCGAGCTGAACGCAGTAGCCAGCGGCCTGAACCCGGCTTACAACGCTGCCGCCGAACAAAGCGCCCCGGCAGCCGAGGTGGACAACACCCCGGCCACCGACGCCAAGTTCTGCAGCATTGACAACCCTGATTGCGAGGCTTGCCAGTAA